In uncultured Bacteroides sp., the following proteins share a genomic window:
- the nadB gene encoding L-aspartate oxidase, which yields MVKKFDFLVIGSGIAGMSFALKVAHKGKVALICKTTLEEANTYFAQGGVASVTNTLVDNFDKHIEDTMIAGDWISDRAAVEKVVRDAPAQINELISWGVDFDKTEKGDFDLHREGGHSEFRILHHKDNTGAEIQDSLIQAIKQHPNITIFENHFAIEILTQHHLGVTVTRQTPDIKCYGAYILDQKTGKVDTYLAKVTLMATGGVGAVYQTTTNPLVATGDGIAMVYRAKGTVKDMEFIQFHPTALFHPGDRPSFLITEAMRGYGGVLRTMDGKEFMQKYDERLSLAPRDIVARAIDNEMKNRGDDHVYLDVTHKIPEETKKHFPNIYEKCLSLGIDITKDYIPVAPAAHYLCGGIQVDLDARSSIDRLYAVGECSCTGLHGGNRLASNSLIEAVVYADAAAKHSLIAVDQYSYNEEIPEWNDEGTRSPEEMVLITQSAREVGQIMSTYVGIVRSDLRLKRAWDRLDIIYEETESLFKRSKASKEICELRNMVNTGYLIMRQAMERKESRGLHYTIDYPHAKK from the coding sequence ATGGTTAAGAAGTTTGATTTCTTAGTAATCGGTTCAGGTATAGCCGGTATGAGTTTCGCCCTTAAAGTGGCACACAAAGGAAAGGTCGCACTTATTTGTAAGACCACATTGGAAGAAGCAAACACCTATTTCGCACAAGGAGGGGTTGCTTCCGTAACAAACACATTAGTAGACAATTTCGATAAACATATTGAAGACACGATGATTGCCGGCGATTGGATTAGCGACCGAGCGGCAGTTGAAAAAGTGGTGAGAGATGCTCCGGCGCAAATTAATGAACTTATCAGCTGGGGAGTTGACTTTGATAAAACAGAAAAGGGAGATTTTGATCTTCATCGCGAAGGAGGACACTCCGAATTCCGTATTCTGCATCACAAAGACAACACAGGAGCAGAAATTCAGGACAGCCTAATTCAGGCTATTAAGCAACATCCTAACATAACTATTTTTGAGAATCATTTTGCTATTGAGATTCTTACGCAGCATCACCTGGGAGTGACGGTTACCCGCCAGACTCCGGATATTAAATGTTACGGAGCTTACATACTAGACCAGAAAACAGGTAAGGTAGATACTTATCTGGCCAAGGTTACCTTAATGGCTACCGGCGGTGTGGGAGCTGTTTATCAGACTACTACCAATCCATTGGTGGCTACCGGCGACGGTATTGCCATGGTTTACCGCGCTAAAGGAACGGTAAAGGACATGGAGTTCATTCAATTCCACCCAACTGCACTTTTTCATCCGGGAGATCGTCCTTCATTCCTCATTACTGAAGCAATGAGAGGTTACGGAGGTGTGCTTCGTACCATGGATGGAAAAGAGTTTATGCAGAAATATGACGAACGTCTCTCACTTGCTCCACGTGATATCGTGGCAAGAGCCATTGACAATGAGATGAAAAACCGTGGAGACGACCACGTTTATCTGGATGTTACTCATAAAATTCCGGAAGAAACCAAGAAGCATTTCCCAAATATATACGAAAAGTGTCTCAGCCTTGGCATTGACATTACAAAGGATTATATTCCTGTTGCTCCGGCAGCCCACTACTTATGCGGTGGTATTCAGGTAGATTTGGATGCCCGTTCATCTATCGACCGACTTTATGCCGTTGGAGAATGTTCGTGCACCGGCTTGCATGGTGGAAACCGCCTTGCATCAAACTCACTTATTGAAGCAGTAGTATATGCCGATGCAGCAGCAAAACACAGTCTTATTGCTGTTGATCAATATTCCTATAACGAAGAAATTCCGGAATGGAACGACGAAGGAACCCGCTCACCTGAAGAAATGGTACTTATTACTCAAAGCGCCAGGGAAGTGGGCCAGATTATGAGTACTTATGTGGGTATTGTTCGTTCGGACTTGCGTTTGAAACGTGCATGGGACCGTCTGGATATTATTTATGAGGAGACTGAAAGCTTGTTCAAACGTTCAAAAGCATCAAAAGAAATATGTGAGCTTAGAAACATGGTAAATACAGGCTATCTTATCATGCGACAAGCTATGGAACGCAAAGAGAGCCGTGGTTTGCATTACACGATTGACTACCCTCACGCAAAGAAATAA
- a CDS encoding cellulase family glycosylhydrolase translates to MKYFKRYLSPLVLMFLTVLFSCSKSEPEIEPELMLAKEELILAKSSGTSMLAIKSNVAWTVSSSQTWCTLTPASGEAGTKQITVAVTENTTNDNRDAVITITAGSLSKQVKVTQALTNLLVVKKSEFDVSANGGQIAVELQTTAAHEITVNQDWITKSTKSRAVSNVTENFTVTANPGISSRTGTITFTMAGLTETVTVNQAGRDLSVPADKTGMESDAFVLAKKMYLGWNIGNALECTSSTTTGSVSSGETDWGNAKVSKAMIDAVKAAGFNAVRIPCAWNRYIENTTNYKIRDFWLARVKEVVDYCVSNDMYAILNIHSDGGWLDNNPTLAKQAEVAKKEKAIWEQIAVYFRDYDEHLLFAGTNEVNMGDVGGTPTQDNYNVQMSYNQTFVDAVRSTGGRNAYRNLLIQAFSTDINQAVSYLKVSTDKVQNRLMVEVHYYDPSQFCILDSDATWGKYFVFWGADYHQYATGELAGRAATWGEEDHVKTQFAKMKTNFIDKGYPVILGEYAPTRRLSLTGDALTHHLDSRAYYLKYVTEQAKNYGIIPFYWDNGGTGDKGCGIFNRLTRVVEDTKALNGLVQGAAAGKYPF, encoded by the coding sequence ATGAAATATTTTAAAAGATATTTGTCACCTTTAGTTTTAATGTTCCTGACAGTTTTATTTTCTTGTTCTAAAAGTGAACCAGAGATAGAGCCGGAATTAATGCTAGCAAAAGAAGAACTTATTCTTGCCAAAAGTAGTGGAACATCTATGCTGGCAATTAAATCAAATGTGGCATGGACAGTTTCCAGTTCACAAACCTGGTGCACACTGACTCCTGCTTCCGGAGAAGCGGGTACGAAGCAGATTACTGTTGCTGTAACAGAGAATACTACGAATGATAACCGCGATGCTGTGATAACAATTACAGCCGGTTCCCTTTCCAAACAAGTAAAAGTAACGCAGGCTTTAACCAATTTATTGGTGGTGAAGAAGAGCGAATTCGATGTTTCTGCCAATGGCGGTCAGATAGCTGTTGAATTGCAGACTACTGCTGCGCACGAAATAACAGTTAATCAGGATTGGATTACCAAAAGTACTAAAAGTCGTGCAGTTTCCAATGTCACTGAAAACTTTACAGTTACTGCAAATCCCGGAATTTCTTCGAGAACAGGAACAATTACGTTCACCATGGCTGGTTTAACGGAGACTGTTACTGTTAATCAGGCAGGTAGAGATTTATCTGTTCCTGCTGATAAAACAGGAATGGAGAGTGATGCCTTTGTTCTTGCAAAGAAAATGTATTTAGGCTGGAATATAGGGAATGCACTTGAATGTACAAGTTCTACTACAACAGGATCTGTTTCTAGTGGCGAAACGGATTGGGGTAATGCTAAAGTTTCTAAAGCTATGATAGATGCAGTTAAAGCCGCTGGTTTTAATGCCGTGAGAATACCTTGCGCATGGAACAGATATATTGAGAATACAACAAATTATAAGATAAGAGACTTTTGGTTGGCAAGAGTAAAAGAGGTTGTTGATTATTGTGTTTCCAATGATATGTACGCCATTTTAAATATCCATTCCGATGGTGGCTGGCTAGATAACAATCCTACTCTTGCAAAACAGGCAGAGGTTGCGAAGAAAGAAAAAGCAATATGGGAACAAATAGCTGTTTATTTCAGGGATTATGATGAACATCTTCTTTTTGCCGGAACAAATGAAGTAAATATGGGTGATGTTGGTGGTACTCCTACTCAGGATAATTATAATGTTCAGATGTCTTACAATCAGACTTTTGTAGATGCAGTACGTTCTACTGGTGGGAGGAATGCTTATCGTAACCTTCTTATTCAGGCATTTAGTACAGATATTAACCAGGCAGTCTCTTATTTAAAAGTATCTACAGACAAAGTTCAGAATAGATTAATGGTTGAAGTTCATTATTATGATCCGTCGCAGTTTTGTATATTGGATAGTGATGCAACATGGGGTAAGTATTTTGTTTTTTGGGGAGCCGATTATCACCAATATGCTACTGGTGAATTAGCAGGAAGAGCTGCAACCTGGGGTGAAGAAGATCATGTAAAAACTCAGTTTGCTAAAATGAAAACTAATTTTATTGATAAAGGATATCCGGTTATTCTTGGTGAATATGCTCCAACTCGTAGATTATCTCTTACAGGCGATGCTTTGACACACCATCTTGATTCAAGAGCATATTATTTAAAGTATGTAACTGAGCAGGCTAAAAATTATGGTATTATTCCATTTTATTGGGATAATGGTGGAACCGGTGATAAGGGATGTGGTATATTTAACCGTTTAACAAGAGTGGTAGAAGATACAAAAGCACTTAATGGCCTTGTTCAAGGAGCAGCAGCCGGGAAATATCCATTTTAA
- a CDS encoding RagB/SusD family nutrient uptake outer membrane protein: MNKFKLNILALGALSISFFSCSESFMDVEPQTSILDQNFYKTEADAEMALIGCYDGYQRTSSNGNQSFYITSEILSDNCFGGTGNTDGRAYQALDRFDITQSPSDNNIFNGTWGDYYAGIFRCNTLLLKLPNIASWKSTDEATVTATRNRIEGETRFLRAIEYFDLVRLFEKVPLLTEPTTANVEQAEPIETYKLIVEDLKFAAANIPANAYPKANASANDGRVTRYAAEAMLARVYLFYTGYYGKDDLGVTKAEVLAGLEDIISSNEFGLVTDFKSLWPAASYIANKTANTLDKSGYAGKGNKETVFAQKFNNTQNYSGMVDGNRWLVMMGMRNTNWSPYGKGWGACTVNPKLMSAYAAGDTRKSASAIDIAGEGIESTFDMKDQREYTGYTVKKYTPTALPDGTSDTGGEKDFQISQDQDFVVIRYADALLMAAELGSTNALNYYNMVHTRAGLTAKTSVDKTAIMEERRFEFAFEGLRYWDLLRQGLNTAASTIAQTQKVLSGKADDTVIITAENITKTKGFMQIPNTQITLSNGVLKQNDGWK, from the coding sequence ATGAATAAGTTCAAATTAAATATACTGGCATTAGGAGCATTAAGTATTAGTTTCTTTTCTTGCTCCGAGAGTTTTATGGATGTAGAACCGCAGACATCCATCCTTGACCAGAACTTTTATAAAACAGAAGCTGATGCAGAAATGGCGTTGATTGGCTGTTATGACGGTTATCAACGTACATCTTCCAATGGAAATCAATCATTTTATATAACTTCTGAAATTCTTTCCGACAACTGCTTTGGTGGAACAGGAAATACTGATGGTCGTGCTTATCAGGCTTTAGACCGGTTTGATATTACACAGTCACCTTCAGACAATAACATATTTAACGGAACATGGGGTGATTATTATGCAGGTATTTTCCGTTGCAACACATTGTTGCTTAAATTACCAAATATTGCTTCATGGAAATCAACAGACGAAGCAACAGTAACTGCAACTCGCAATCGCATTGAAGGTGAGACCCGTTTTCTGCGTGCTATTGAGTATTTTGATTTAGTTCGTCTTTTTGAGAAAGTGCCATTGTTGACTGAACCAACAACAGCGAATGTTGAACAAGCTGAACCTATTGAAACATATAAACTGATTGTTGAAGACTTAAAATTTGCAGCTGCAAATATTCCTGCCAATGCTTATCCTAAAGCTAATGCTTCTGCAAACGATGGACGTGTAACCCGATATGCTGCAGAAGCGATGTTGGCACGTGTTTATTTATTCTATACAGGTTATTATGGTAAAGATGATCTGGGTGTAACCAAAGCAGAAGTTCTGGCTGGCTTGGAAGATATAATTAGCAGTAATGAATTTGGTTTGGTTACAGATTTTAAATCTCTTTGGCCTGCAGCAAGTTATATTGCTAATAAAACAGCCAATACGTTAGATAAATCAGGTTATGCTGGTAAAGGAAATAAAGAAACTGTCTTTGCTCAAAAGTTTAACAACACCCAAAATTATAGTGGTATGGTAGATGGTAACCGTTGGTTAGTAATGATGGGTATGCGTAATACTAACTGGTCTCCTTATGGAAAAGGATGGGGAGCTTGTACTGTTAATCCTAAATTGATGAGTGCTTATGCAGCTGGTGATACTCGTAAATCAGCTTCTGCAATTGATATAGCAGGTGAAGGTATTGAGAGTACTTTCGATATGAAGGATCAACGCGAATATACCGGTTACACAGTAAAGAAATACACTCCTACAGCTTTACCTGATGGAACATCTGATACTGGTGGTGAAAAAGATTTTCAGATTTCTCAGGACCAGGATTTCGTAGTAATTCGTTATGCTGATGCATTGCTTATGGCTGCAGAATTAGGCTCAACTAATGCGCTAAACTATTATAATATGGTACATACTCGTGCCGGCTTAACAGCTAAAACGTCTGTTGATAAAACTGCTATTATGGAAGAACGTCGCTTTGAGTTTGCTTTTGAAGGACTTCGTTACTGGGATTTACTTCGTCAGGGACTTAACACAGCAGCTTCTACTATTGCTCAGACTCAAAAAGTATTGAGTGGAAAAGCAGATGATACAGTTATTATAACTGCTGAAAACATTACTAAAACAAAGGGTTTCATGCAGATTCCTAATACTCAGATAACTTTGTCTAACGGAGTTTTAAAACAAAATGATGGTTGGAAATAA
- a CDS encoding PH domain-containing protein, whose amino-acid sequence MNRIYHARIVWYHYIYFVLLLGLVVTFFLENVFNLGVLFTLWMIYMVEKTFHTQYTITPDGKLIISQGIFFKKKVIPIREITMIDERHMLKISGIAVSGFILIKHNKKYYSLLPGNGTDFVDLLTKNSELTF is encoded by the coding sequence ATGAATAGAATATATCATGCACGGATAGTTTGGTATCACTACATCTATTTTGTTCTGTTACTAGGATTAGTGGTCACTTTTTTTCTTGAAAATGTTTTTAATTTAGGAGTTCTGTTTACATTGTGGATGATTTATATGGTTGAAAAAACATTTCACACGCAATATACAATAACCCCCGATGGCAAACTGATTATTTCTCAGGGCATATTTTTTAAAAAGAAAGTGATTCCCATTCGTGAGATAACCATGATTGATGAGAGGCATATGCTTAAAATATCAGGGATTGCAGTTTCAGGATTCATACTGATTAAGCACAATAAAAAATACTACTCTCTGCTTCCCGGAAATGGGACTGATTTTGTGGATTTGCTGACTAAAAATAGTGAATTAACCTTTTAA
- a CDS encoding glycosyltransferase: protein MSRVITKRIVISVSNDLIADQRVAKVSASLHNNGYNVLLIGCIKKERKPLKRPYRTYRFNLFFKKKFIFYLEYNLRLLFVLLFKRKDILLCNDTDALPANFIASKLCRVPLVFDAHELFPEVPELVKRPQVKRVWEKIEDIIFPHLKYSYTVCESIAEHYKQKYGIKMGVVRNIPNKTDSNTPINNNQRKALETLPSLEEKKLLLYQGAVNVGRGVEWIINAMPYLDNCILCICGEGDLFHEMQALAKEKQLEKRVIFTGRLPFEELNQYTALADLGFILLENMGLSYYYSLPNRVFDYMKYGVPVLASNFPEIARIVEPNHTGKLISHYEPEYLAEVITQMLKEWEDKSTYKNRLKELADKYCWENEEKVMLEIVRKVK from the coding sequence ATGTCGCGAGTCATCACCAAACGTATCGTTATATCTGTGTCAAACGACCTTATTGCCGATCAAAGAGTGGCCAAGGTTTCTGCGTCACTACACAATAACGGATACAATGTTCTGCTGATTGGCTGCATTAAAAAGGAGCGTAAACCACTAAAACGCCCCTACCGTACCTATCGCTTCAACCTATTCTTCAAAAAGAAATTCATATTTTATCTGGAGTATAACCTGCGTTTGCTGTTTGTATTGCTATTTAAGCGCAAAGATATTCTGTTGTGCAACGACACAGATGCCCTTCCCGCCAATTTCATAGCCAGTAAGCTGTGCAGAGTTCCCTTGGTCTTCGATGCACACGAACTCTTCCCCGAAGTACCCGAACTGGTAAAACGTCCGCAAGTAAAAAGAGTCTGGGAAAAGATTGAGGATATAATCTTCCCCCACCTGAAATATTCCTATACCGTATGCGAATCCATAGCAGAACATTACAAACAAAAATATGGGATTAAAATGGGCGTTGTCCGCAACATTCCCAACAAAACAGATAGCAACACTCCGATAAATAATAATCAAAGGAAAGCGTTGGAAACTCTGCCTTCGCTTGAAGAAAAGAAGCTTCTGTTATATCAGGGAGCAGTGAACGTGGGGCGCGGTGTGGAATGGATTATCAATGCCATGCCTTATCTTGATAACTGCATACTTTGCATCTGTGGTGAGGGCGATTTATTCCATGAAATGCAGGCACTTGCAAAGGAAAAGCAACTGGAGAAGAGAGTAATCTTCACCGGAAGACTTCCTTTTGAAGAACTCAATCAATATACTGCTTTGGCCGATCTGGGATTTATTCTCCTGGAAAACATGGGATTAAGTTACTACTACTCATTACCCAACCGGGTATTCGATTACATGAAGTACGGAGTACCTGTTCTGGCATCAAACTTCCCCGAAATTGCACGGATAGTTGAGCCTAACCACACAGGCAAACTAATTTCTCATTATGAACCTGAATATCTGGCCGAAGTAATAACCCAAATGCTGAAGGAATGGGAAGATAAATCTACTTATAAAAACCGCTTAAAAGAACTCGCAGATAAGTATTGCTGGGAAAACGAAGAGAAAGTAATGCTGGAAATTGTGAGAAAGGTAAAATAG